A part of Numenius arquata chromosome 2, bNumArq3.hap1.1, whole genome shotgun sequence genomic DNA contains:
- the TP53BP2 gene encoding apoptosis-stimulating of p53 protein 2: protein MFLTVYLSNNEQHFTEVPVTPETTCRDVVELCKEPGESECHLAEVWCGSERPIADNERMLDILQRFGMQRSEVRFFLRHERSPCRETGTGQRSQDPALKRNGVKVPGDRRIENGVSAPRMDMTLAELQDMASRQQQQIEAQQQMLANKEQRLKFLKQQDQRQQQQAAEQEKLKRLKEIAENQEAKLKKVRALKGHVEQKRLSNGKLVEEIEQMNSLFQQKQRELVLAVSKVEELTRQLEMLKNGRIDGYHDNQSAVAELDRLYKELQLRNKLNQEQNAKLQQQRECLNKRNSEVAVMDKRVNELRERLWKKKAALQQKENVPVSSDGNLPQPVASAPSRVAAVGPYIQSSTMPRIASRPELLVKPAFSDGTQALQVPDGPLKTQTLPNMRAGSSSQAKAPAGSVAPSAKPSLTATDWSSSNADNHIGQGSALNSGKGVVTSEGQAEGETFLRDKEKKVRPFSMFDSVDQSAGLGTLRKNQSSEDLLREAQTANKNVTKVPPPVPTKPKQINLPYFGQASHLQPSDAKLDGNLQKLPLAVVTMGNKQKSVAQQPSHPSQQIQQRISIPPAGSSSTQDQILPSSKQESPPAAAVRPFTPQPSKETSLPPFRKPQTVAASSIYSMYTQQQTPGKNFQQAVQSALTRAQTRGPHFPSVYGKPVMAGAGVQNQLPQTENVYSNLQGKPGSPEPEMETTASAHENHETERIPRPLSPTKLLPFLSNPYRNQSDADLEALRKKLSNAPRPLKKRSSITEPEGPNGPNIQKLLYQRTTLAAMETISAPSHPSKQTASAASPESPAEIPNPYLSAESEKETAASVPEPAIAEEAETTPADQSEAVLPSVALDTVPEGVSDGDELTQPKTEEPSLEASLPLEVYMEEYPPYPPPPYPSGEPESLGEDSFSMRPPEVTGQFSLPPGKRTNLRKTGSERIGHGMRVKFNPLALLLDSSLEGEFDLVQRIIYEVEDPSMPNDEGITALHNAVCAGHTEIVKFLVQFGVNVNAADSDGWTPLHCAASCNNVQVCKFLVESGAAVFAMTYSDMQTAADKCEEMEEGYTQCSQFLYGVQEKMGIMNKGVIYGLWDYEAQNDDELSMKEGDCMTILRREDEDEIEWWWARLNDKEGYVPRNLLGLYPRIKPRQRSLA from the exons ATGTTTCTGACTGTGTACCTCAGTAACAACGAGCAGCACTTCACTGAGGTGCCCGTCACCCCCGAAACCACctgcagggatgtggtggagcTGTGCAAGGAGCCTGGTGAGAGCGAGTGCCACCTGGCTGAAGTGTGGTGTGGCTCAG aacgTCCCATAGCCGATAACGAACGGATGCTGGATATTTTGCAGCGCTTTGGGATGCAGAGAAGTGAGGTTCGTTTCTTTCTTCGGCACGAACGCTCTCCCTGCCGAGAAACTG GAACTGGACAAAGGTCTCAAGATCCAGCCTTAAAAAGAAATGGTGTGAAAGTGCCTGGTGATCGAAGAATAGAGAATGGA GTCAGTGCTCCCAGGATGGATATGACACTGGCTGAACTTCAGGACATGGCATCACGCCAGCAGCAACAAATTGAGGCTCAGCAGCAAATGCTGGCCAACAAG GAACAGCGTCTGAAATTCCTGAAGCAGCAAGATCAGCGACAGCAACAGCAAGCTGCTGAGCAGGAAAAACTGAAGCGATTAAAGGAAATTGCTGAGAATCAGGAAGCCAAACTTAAGAAAGTGAGAGCGCTGAAAGGCCACGTGGAGCAAAAAAGGCTCAGCAATGGGAAATTAG tggAGGAGATCGAACAGATGAACAGCCTGTTCCAGCAGAAGCAGCGCGAGCTGGTGCTGGCGGTGTCAAAGGTAGAGGAGCTCACCCGGCAACTCGAGATGCTGAAGAATGGCCGAATTGATGGTTACCATGACAACCAGTCGGCTGTAGCAGAGCTGGACCGCCTGTACAAGGAGCTGCAG TTGAGGAACAAACTGAACCAGGAGCAGAATGCCAAGCTGCAGCAACAGAGGGAGTGTTTGAACAAGCGCAACTCGGAGGTGGCAGTCATGGATAAGCGTGTTAATGAGCTGCGGGAGCGCctgtggaagaaaaaggcagctctGCAACAGAAGGAGAATGTACCA GTTTCTTCAGATGGGAATTTACCCCAGCCAGTGGCTTCCGCTCCAAGTCGAGTGGCAGCAGTAGGTCCTTATATCCAGTCCTCTACTATGCCACGTATTGCTTCCAGACCTGAACTTTTGGTGAAACCAGCATTTTCAGATGGGACGCAAGCTTTGCAGGTACCTGATGGTCCACTAAAAACACAAACTCTGCCTAACATGAGAGCTGGGAGCAGTTCGCAAGCTAAAGCTCCTGCAG GTTCTGTGGCCCCCAGTGCTAAACCTTCCCTGACTGCCACTGACTGGAGCAGTTCTAACGCAGACAATCATATTGGTCAAGGATCAGCCTTAAATTCAGGAAAAGGAGTTGTGACTAGTGAAGGACAAG CCGAAGGAGAAACTTTTTTACGagacaaagagaagaaagttCGTCCGTTCTCGATGTTTGATTCCGTGGACCAGTCTGCAGGGCTGGGCACCCTCAGGAAGAACCAGAGCAGCGAAGATCTCCTGCGAGAAGCGCAG ACAGCCAATAAAAATGTAACAAAGGTACCACCACCTGTCCCCACCAAACCAAAGCAGATAAACTTGCCTTACTTTGGTCAAGCCAGTCATCTGCAACCTTCTGATGCTAAACTGGATGGAAACCTGCAGAAGCTGCCTTTGGCTGTCGTAACcatggggaacaaacaaaaatcagtggCACAGCAGCCTTCCCATCCTTCTCAGCAGATACAGCAACGAATTTCCATACCTCCTGCAGGTTCTTCCTCTACCCAGGACCAAATTCTTCCCTCCTCCAAACAGGAGAgtcccccagcagcagctgtgagGCCTTTTACCCCTCAACCGTCCAAAGAGACCTCGCTCCCACCATTTCGAAAGCCTCAAACCGTGGCTGCGAGTTCAATTTATAGCATGTACACGCAGCAGCAGACTCCCGGGAAGAACTTCCAGCAGGCGGTGCAGAGCGCTTTGACGAGGGCGCAGACCAGGGGACCGCACTTCCCAAGCG TGTATGGCAAGCCTGTCATGGCAGGAGCTGGGGTACAGAATCAGCTGCCGCAGACGGAGAACGTCTACTCAAACCTCCAAGGCAAGCCGGGCAGTCCGGAGCCCGAGATGGAAACGACAGCCTCTGCTCATGAGAATCACGAGACGGAGCGAATACCCCGTCCCCTTAGCCCGACCAAACTGCTGCCTTTCTTATCCAATCCATATCGCAACCAGAGCGACGCTGATCTGGAAGCCCTACGGAAAAAACTGTCCAACGCACCCAGGCCGCTGAAGAAACGTAGCTCCATTACTGAGCCAGAAGGACCTAATGGCCCCAATATTCAGAAGCTGTTGTATCAGAGGACCACTCTGGCCGCAATGGAGACTATCTCGGCTCCATCACATCCTTCCAAACAGACGGCATCAGCTGCCAGTCCTGAAAGCCCAGCAGAAATCCCAAATCCTTATCTAAGTGCAGAATCGGAGAAAGAAACAGCTGCTTCTGTGCCAGAGCCAGCCATTGCTGAGGAAGCAGAAACCACACCAGCAGATCAGAGCGAAGCTGTTCTTCCCTCCGTGGCTTTGGACACTGTACCCGAGGGAGTATCGGATGGTGATGAACTCACGCAGCCAAAAACGGAAGAACCGAGCCTAGAAGCCTCACTGCCACTGGAGGTGTACATGGAAGAGTATCCTCCGTACCCACCACCTCCCTATCCATCAGGGGAACCGGAGAGTTTGGGAGAGGACTCATTCAGTATGAGGCCTCCTGAAGTTACGGGACAGTTTTCCTTGCCTCCT GGGAAGAGGACGAACTTGCGCAAAACCGGCTCCGAGAGAATTGGGCATGGGATGAGAGTGAAATTCAATCCCCTTGCGTTGCTCCTGGATTCATCCTTGGAGGGGGAGTTCGACCTCGTGCAGAGAATAATTTATGAG GTTGAAGATCCGAGCATGCCCAACGACGAAGGGATTACTGCCCTGCACAACGCCGTGTGTGCTGGGCACACGGAAATCGTCAAGTTCCTGGTGCAGTTTGGGGTGAACGTGAACGCTGCAGACAGCGATGGATG GACCCCCTTACACTGCGCAGCGTCTTGCAACAACGTGCAGGTCTGCAAGTTCCTGGTGGAGTCGGGCGCAGCCGTGTTCGCCATGACCTACAGCGACATGCAGACGGCTGCGGACAAGTGTGAGGAAATGGAGGAGGGCTACACGCAGTGCTCCCAGTTCTTATACG GAGTCCAGGAGAAAATGGGGATCATGAACAAAGGAGTGATTTATGGACTCTGGGATTATGAGGCTCAGAATGACGACGAGCTCTCCATGAAAGAGGGGGACTGCATGACGATCCTGCGCCGGGAAGATGAAGATGAGATTGAGTGGTGGTGGGCACGGCTGAACGACAAGGAAGGCTACGTTCCCCGCAACCTGCTAGGG CTGTATCCAAGGATTAAACCTAGACAAAGAAGCTTGGCATGA